From Granulicella cerasi, a single genomic window includes:
- a CDS encoding PfkB family carbohydrate kinase, whose translation MSILVVGSVAFDSLETPSGKRERVLGGAATHFSLAASFFTDVRVVGVVGEDFSEANEKVMLDKGIDTRGIERAEGKSFHWTGSYLKDLNAADTLATDLNVFAEFAPKIPTEYNDSEFLFLANIDPVLQLDVRKKMAGVKMVAGDTMNYWIGAHREKLLPVLKELDVLLINDGEARLLTGESNTLRAAEKVLELGPKTVIIKFGEYGSAAFFSERSFGDGIKRAPFRVHTLLLDEVVDPTGAGDSFAGGFYGYIASQGKLTPEVFKTAMFYGSVMGSFAVEKFGTERLENTTKADIEARFQQLRDLSHLS comes from the coding sequence ATGTCCATTCTCGTTGTAGGTTCAGTCGCGTTCGACTCGCTCGAAACGCCCAGCGGCAAGCGCGAGCGCGTACTCGGCGGCGCCGCCACTCACTTCTCGCTCGCTGCCAGCTTCTTCACTGACGTCCGCGTCGTCGGCGTCGTCGGCGAAGACTTCTCCGAAGCCAACGAAAAGGTGATGCTCGACAAGGGCATCGACACGCGTGGCATCGAGCGCGCCGAAGGCAAGAGCTTCCATTGGACCGGCTCCTACCTGAAGGACCTCAACGCCGCCGACACCCTCGCGACCGATCTCAACGTCTTCGCCGAGTTCGCGCCGAAGATCCCCACGGAGTACAACGACTCCGAGTTCCTCTTCCTCGCCAACATTGACCCTGTTCTTCAACTCGACGTTCGCAAGAAGATGGCGGGTGTGAAGATGGTCGCCGGCGACACGATGAACTACTGGATCGGCGCGCATCGCGAGAAGCTGCTCCCCGTCCTCAAGGAACTCGACGTACTGCTCATCAACGACGGGGAAGCCCGCCTGCTCACGGGTGAGTCGAACACGCTCCGCGCTGCCGAGAAGGTGCTCGAGCTTGGCCCCAAGACGGTCATCATCAAGTTCGGCGAGTACGGCTCGGCCGCGTTCTTCTCTGAGCGCAGCTTCGGCGACGGCATCAAGCGTGCGCCCTTCCGCGTACACACGCTGCTGCTCGACGAAGTCGTCGACCCGACGGGCGCAGGCGATTCCTTCGCCGGAGGCTTCTACGGCTACATCGCGTCGCAGGGCAAGCTCACGCCGGAGGTCTTCAAGACCGCCATGTTCTACGGCTCAGTCATGGGTTCGTTCGCCGTCGAGAAGTTCGGCACCGAGCGCCTCGAGAACACCACGAAGGCCGACATCGAAGCCCGCTTCCAGCAGCTCCGCGACCTCTCACATCTCTCGTAA
- the mtnP gene encoding S-methyl-5'-thioadenosine phosphorylase, with protein sequence MAQAEIGIIGGSGLYGMAGLTDVHEEKISTPFGDPSDPLVFGTLEGRKVVFLARHGKGHRILPSELNFRANIYAMKAAGVKSILSISAVGSLKEEHKPTDFVVPDQFIDRTFARNATFFGEGVVGHVAFGDPVCHIVVDTFVKACEEVGLVVKRGGTYVCMEGPQFSTRAESNLYRSWGADIIGMTNLQEAKLAREAEISYATLAMVTDYDCWYEGHDDVTVEQVIAVAHQNAANAQNVVKAAVRLMPTDLSASPAQSAAKFAIMTDKSTIPAETKKKLDVLFGKYF encoded by the coding sequence TTGGCACAGGCAGAAATCGGCATCATTGGCGGCAGCGGCCTCTACGGCATGGCAGGACTCACCGACGTTCACGAAGAGAAGATCAGCACCCCCTTCGGCGACCCTAGCGACCCGCTCGTCTTCGGCACGCTCGAAGGCCGCAAGGTTGTCTTCCTCGCGCGTCACGGCAAGGGCCATCGCATCCTGCCCAGCGAACTCAACTTCCGCGCCAACATCTACGCGATGAAGGCCGCAGGCGTGAAGTCGATCCTCTCGATCTCCGCCGTTGGCTCGCTCAAGGAAGAGCACAAGCCCACCGACTTCGTCGTTCCCGACCAGTTCATCGACCGCACCTTCGCGCGCAATGCTACCTTCTTCGGCGAAGGCGTCGTGGGCCACGTCGCGTTTGGCGACCCGGTCTGCCACATCGTCGTGGACACCTTCGTGAAGGCTTGCGAAGAAGTTGGCCTCGTTGTGAAGCGCGGCGGCACCTACGTTTGCATGGAAGGCCCGCAGTTCTCCACGCGCGCCGAGTCGAACCTCTATCGCTCGTGGGGCGCGGACATTATCGGCATGACCAACCTGCAGGAAGCCAAGCTCGCCCGCGAAGCTGAGATCAGCTACGCCACGCTCGCGATGGTTACCGACTATGACTGCTGGTACGAAGGTCACGATGACGTGACGGTCGAGCAGGTGATCGCTGTAGCTCATCAGAACGCCGCGAACGCGCAGAACGTCGTGAAGGCCGCAGTTCGCCTGATGCCGACCGACCTCAGCGCATCGCCCGCACAAAGCGCCGCGAAGTTCGCCATCATGACCGACAAGAGCACTATCCCCGCCGAGACGAAGAAGAAGCTCGACGTGCTGTTCGGAAAGTACTTCTAA
- a CDS encoding UbiD family decarboxylase — protein MPFESLRDWIDALDRAGELKRIKAEVSPVLEMGEIADRAAKSGKGTARPGGPALLFENVKGYKGARVLMNQYGSERRMKLALETNDFDAIADRIDTLLHPVPPTSLVDKLKLLPKLAEIGSFFPKVVSAKNAPCKQVILHGEDVDLLKFPILTTWPGDGGPFITLPCVHTKDPRTGKRNVGMYRMHVYDGKTTGMHWQRQKVAAEHFRDHLRNATDDVLGAIDLMAHTAGGTTAALDPAATPQHVVTKIRGSRMEVAVAIGTDPTLTFAAVVPAPPEVEEYLIAGFLRGKPVELVKCETVDLEVPAHAEIILEGYVELGELRTEGPFGDHTGFYTMEDEYPVFHITCITHRKDPIYAATIVGKPPMEDAWIAKAIERIFLPLMKLTLPEIVDVNLPFEGVAHNLMLVSIKKSYAGQARKVMNGIWAMGQAMFTKCIVVVDEDCDVQDVAEVVLRVANNIDPERDIQFTLGPVDTLDHASRLPNFGSKMGIDATRKWPAEGFTRRWPQMVAMPEAVKQRVAKICNDLGL, from the coding sequence TTGCCGTTTGAATCTCTTCGTGACTGGATCGACGCGCTGGACCGCGCGGGTGAACTGAAGCGCATCAAAGCCGAGGTTTCGCCTGTGCTTGAGATGGGCGAGATCGCCGACCGCGCCGCCAAATCGGGCAAGGGAACCGCTCGCCCCGGCGGGCCCGCGTTGTTGTTTGAAAACGTGAAGGGCTACAAAGGCGCGCGCGTACTCATGAACCAGTACGGTTCCGAACGCCGCATGAAACTGGCGCTCGAAACCAACGACTTCGACGCTATCGCCGATCGCATTGACACGCTCCTGCACCCCGTTCCGCCCACCTCGCTGGTGGACAAGCTGAAGCTCCTGCCGAAGCTCGCCGAGATCGGTTCGTTCTTCCCCAAGGTCGTCTCCGCGAAGAACGCTCCGTGCAAACAGGTGATCCTGCATGGCGAAGATGTCGACCTGTTGAAGTTCCCGATCCTCACCACGTGGCCGGGCGACGGCGGCCCGTTCATCACGCTGCCCTGCGTGCACACCAAGGACCCCAGGACCGGCAAGCGCAACGTTGGCATGTACCGCATGCATGTCTACGACGGCAAGACCACCGGCATGCACTGGCAGCGCCAGAAGGTCGCCGCGGAACACTTCCGCGATCATCTCCGCAACGCCACCGATGACGTTCTCGGCGCGATCGACCTCATGGCCCACACCGCTGGTGGTACTACAGCCGCGCTCGATCCTGCGGCGACGCCGCAGCATGTCGTCACGAAGATCCGCGGCTCACGCATGGAGGTCGCCGTAGCCATCGGCACCGACCCCACACTGACCTTTGCCGCCGTTGTTCCCGCGCCGCCCGAGGTGGAGGAGTACCTCATCGCAGGCTTCCTGCGCGGCAAGCCCGTCGAGCTCGTGAAGTGCGAAACCGTGGACCTCGAAGTCCCCGCGCACGCCGAGATCATCCTCGAAGGCTATGTCGAACTCGGCGAGCTCCGCACGGAAGGCCCCTTCGGCGACCATACCGGCTTCTACACCATGGAGGACGAGTATCCGGTCTTCCACATTACCTGCATCACGCACCGCAAGGACCCCATCTACGCCGCCACCATCGTCGGCAAGCCGCCTATGGAAGACGCTTGGATTGCGAAGGCGATTGAGCGCATTTTCCTTCCGCTCATGAAGCTCACACTGCCTGAAATCGTCGACGTGAACCTGCCGTTTGAAGGCGTCGCGCACAACCTCATGCTCGTCTCCATCAAGAAGAGCTACGCGGGCCAGGCGCGCAAGGTGATGAACGGCATCTGGGCGATGGGGCAGGCGATGTTTACCAAGTGCATCGTCGTGGTGGACGAAGACTGCGACGTGCAGGACGTCGCGGAAGTCGTACTCCGCGTGGCGAACAACATCGACCCCGAGCGCGACATTCAGTTCACGCTCGGCCCGGTCGACACACTCGACCATGCCTCACGCCTGCCGAACTTCGGCAGCAAAATGGGCATTGACGCCACGCGCAAGTGGCCCGCCGAAGGCTTCACCCGCCGCTGGCCCCAGATGGTCGCGATGCCCGAAGCCGTCAAGCAGCGCGTCGCGAAGATCTGCAACGATCTCGGACTCTAA
- a CDS encoding acyltransferase family protein: MSLAAQHEATEQVEQHIKGPRRVLSVDMLRGITIALMILVNDPGDWGHVFRQLDHSKWNGCTLTDLVFPCFLFVVGISSVFSLASRAEKAGNRGKLAHHVVSRAARLWLLAFVLSFFPRMNWTGFRFFGVLPRIAICYLLASLLLLFTRNLRVLGGIVIALLVGYWAMLRFIPVPHVGAPGDWIGFLDPVDNIAAYVDRAVVTFTQHWFYTGTLYLRTSDPEGVLSTLGSLATTLLGAMCGLMMRRLSFERMRLMLISFGVPLVLAGLAWSHWYPLNKNLWTGSYVLFTAGLFMLTLAFCSVLVDGRTERWPMWLRVSTWPWFVFGSNAIFAFAFSNAIVKILLAVRYYDANGEAHSLWSSIYTHGFSHHHSNEWTSLAFGIAFVCFCFLPNWALWHKRIFLKI, encoded by the coding sequence GTGAGCCTTGCCGCACAACACGAAGCGACCGAGCAGGTCGAGCAGCACATCAAGGGCCCGCGTCGCGTGCTCTCCGTCGACATGCTGCGCGGTATCACCATCGCGCTGATGATCCTGGTCAACGATCCCGGCGACTGGGGGCACGTCTTCCGCCAACTCGACCACTCCAAGTGGAACGGCTGCACGCTCACCGATCTCGTCTTTCCGTGCTTCCTCTTTGTTGTCGGTATCTCATCGGTCTTCTCGCTCGCCTCGCGTGCGGAAAAAGCAGGGAACCGCGGCAAGCTCGCGCACCACGTCGTCAGCCGCGCTGCACGTCTCTGGCTGCTGGCCTTCGTGCTGTCGTTCTTCCCACGCATGAACTGGACGGGCTTCCGCTTCTTCGGCGTGCTGCCGCGCATCGCCATCTGTTATCTGCTCGCGAGCCTGTTGTTGCTCTTCACGCGGAACCTGCGTGTGCTCGGCGGCATCGTGATCGCGCTGCTGGTGGGCTACTGGGCGATGCTGCGCTTCATCCCTGTGCCACACGTCGGTGCACCGGGCGACTGGATCGGCTTCCTCGACCCCGTCGATAACATCGCGGCCTACGTCGATCGAGCAGTCGTCACCTTCACGCAGCACTGGTTCTACACCGGCACGCTGTACCTGCGCACCAGCGACCCCGAAGGCGTGCTGAGCACGCTGGGATCGCTTGCGACAACGCTGCTCGGTGCCATGTGCGGCCTTATGATGCGCCGCCTCTCTTTCGAGCGCATGCGGCTGATGCTTATCAGCTTCGGCGTGCCGCTCGTGCTCGCTGGCCTTGCCTGGTCGCACTGGTACCCGCTGAACAAGAACCTCTGGACCGGCAGCTACGTGCTCTTCACCGCGGGCCTGTTCATGCTGACGCTCGCGTTCTGTTCCGTCCTGGTGGACGGTCGCACCGAGCGCTGGCCCATGTGGCTGCGTGTGAGTACGTGGCCGTGGTTCGTCTTCGGTTCCAACGCCATCTTCGCCTTTGCGTTCTCGAACGCGATCGTGAAGATCCTGCTCGCCGTTCGCTACTACGACGCCAACGGCGAAGCGCATAGCCTCTGGTCGAGCATTTATACGCACGGCTTCTCGCACCATCACTCCAACGAGTGGACCTCGCTGGCCTTCGGCATCGCGTTCGTCTGCTTCTGCTTTCTCCCCAACTGGGCGCTGTGGCATAAGCGCATCTTCCTGAAGATCTGA
- a CDS encoding energy transducer TonB has product MFESSLMESAVATGPKNRWPAVVSVGLQAMIAVALVTVPLLHPATLNTLPKLMTLELPPLPQPPAPHPPEMPRVRVMTGMADGPAGPVVETLNHAVIGRVTPAPLSDLPPQTSPTLAFGSADGSTDALNAVMRGGAVGTGPRGVSVVPASGGGGSAVSHAAISSGVSAGLLLAPIQPVYPAIAKAAGQSGTVRVVATISAAGRVENARAVSGPVMLQAAAVDGVRTARYRPYMLNGKPTEVEATFEINFRLRE; this is encoded by the coding sequence ATGTTTGAGAGTTCGTTGATGGAGTCTGCCGTTGCCACAGGGCCGAAAAATCGTTGGCCCGCGGTCGTGTCGGTCGGTTTGCAAGCCATGATTGCGGTGGCGCTTGTGACGGTGCCGTTGCTGCATCCGGCCACGCTGAATACGCTGCCCAAGCTGATGACGCTGGAGCTTCCACCGTTGCCGCAGCCGCCTGCACCGCATCCGCCAGAGATGCCGAGGGTGCGTGTGATGACCGGGATGGCTGACGGCCCTGCAGGGCCGGTGGTGGAGACGCTGAACCATGCGGTCATCGGCCGTGTGACGCCTGCGCCGTTGTCCGATCTGCCGCCGCAGACGAGTCCGACGCTGGCGTTCGGGAGCGCGGACGGCTCGACCGACGCGCTGAACGCGGTGATGCGTGGAGGTGCTGTGGGTACCGGGCCGCGAGGCGTCTCAGTCGTTCCGGCGTCGGGCGGAGGTGGGTCGGCCGTGAGCCATGCGGCGATTTCAAGCGGAGTCTCTGCGGGGCTGCTGCTTGCGCCGATTCAGCCGGTGTACCCGGCGATCGCAAAAGCCGCAGGACAGAGCGGAACAGTGCGTGTGGTCGCGACGATCTCGGCTGCAGGGCGCGTTGAGAATGCGCGCGCAGTCAGCGGGCCGGTAATGCTTCAGGCCGCAGCCGTAGATGGCGTGCGGACCGCGCGATACCGGCCGTACATGCTGAATGGCAAGCCGACCGAGGTCGAGGCGACCTTCGAGATCAATTTCCGTTTGCGGGAGTGA
- a CDS encoding VTT domain-containing protein, which translates to MRLFLHHAYSVIFGWVLIEQAGVPIPSFPIMIAAGTMSAAHKLHVSYSILLILLACLVSDSLWYMLGKRFGTRFLQLLCKFSLEADNCVTNAQTRVTKRGPVVLLFSKWVPGLNTMAAPIAGQARIPYGEFLTYDLAGTLLWASAWLFAGRFIGDLVRRSHELLGMGVRHGAPIILLLVVAVFTYRFVRWRLFLNELRGLRLEPGQLMAMIGDADRIGKQRPFIVDLRHPIDVRDDPQTLPGALHIPPEELVKSRALIPQERDIVLFCTCPSEETSARIALQLRKLGVRKVRPLRGGLQGWRDAGFPVDAITRPAAPPATQIVALPITPANGN; encoded by the coding sequence ATGCGGCTGTTCTTGCATCATGCTTACTCGGTCATCTTTGGCTGGGTGCTGATCGAACAGGCCGGTGTGCCGATTCCGTCGTTCCCGATCATGATCGCCGCGGGCACCATGTCTGCCGCGCACAAACTGCATGTTTCGTATTCGATCCTGCTGATCCTCCTCGCCTGCCTCGTTTCAGACTCGCTTTGGTACATGCTCGGCAAACGTTTCGGGACGCGGTTTCTGCAGCTTCTTTGCAAGTTCTCGCTCGAAGCCGACAACTGCGTTACGAACGCGCAAACCCGCGTCACCAAGCGTGGACCGGTCGTCCTGCTCTTCAGCAAATGGGTGCCCGGCCTGAACACGATGGCCGCACCCATCGCTGGTCAGGCACGCATTCCTTACGGCGAATTCCTCACCTATGACTTGGCGGGCACTTTGCTGTGGGCCTCAGCGTGGCTCTTCGCGGGCCGCTTCATCGGCGACCTTGTGCGCCGTTCGCATGAGTTGCTCGGTATGGGCGTGCGCCATGGCGCACCCATTATTTTGTTGCTCGTCGTCGCCGTGTTCACCTATCGCTTTGTGCGGTGGCGCCTGTTCCTCAACGAACTCCGCGGTCTACGCCTTGAGCCCGGCCAGCTGATGGCGATGATTGGCGACGCCGATCGCATCGGCAAGCAGCGCCCCTTCATCGTCGATCTCCGCCATCCGATCGATGTTCGTGATGACCCGCAGACGCTTCCCGGCGCTCTGCACATCCCGCCAGAAGAACTCGTTAAGTCCCGTGCGCTCATCCCGCAGGAGCGTGACATCGTGCTCTTTTGCACCTGCCCCAGCGAAGAGACCAGCGCTCGCATCGCGCTGCAACTTCGCAAACTCGGTGTGCGTAAGGTGCGTCCTCTGCGCGGCGGGCTGCAGGGCTGGCGTGACGCCGGCTTCCCGGTCGACGCCATCACACGCCCTGCAGCACCCCCAGCGACGCAGATCGTGGCGCTTCCCATCACTCCCGCAAACGGAAATTGA
- a CDS encoding Dps family protein: MAVALKKVEGKKDFVTENWHQKAREIQKWGDVVQDLPHRLDAKVRADMCKKLNQLLADSIQLRDMYKKHHWQVAGPTFMQLHLLFDKHFEQQVEMVDTIAERIQLLGGVSIAMGGDVAEVTKIPAPPRGREEVPVQIARLLEAHKTIMQDCHDIAEAADEAGDDGTNDMVVSDILRGNELQSWFIGQHLVDMPLTYAE, translated from the coding sequence ATGGCAGTCGCACTTAAGAAGGTTGAAGGCAAGAAAGATTTTGTCACCGAGAACTGGCACCAGAAGGCCCGCGAAATTCAGAAGTGGGGCGACGTGGTGCAGGATCTCCCGCATCGTTTGGACGCGAAGGTTCGCGCCGACATGTGTAAGAAACTCAACCAGCTCCTCGCTGACTCCATCCAGCTTCGCGACATGTACAAGAAGCACCACTGGCAGGTCGCAGGGCCGACCTTCATGCAGCTCCATCTGCTCTTCGACAAGCATTTCGAGCAGCAGGTAGAGATGGTGGATACGATCGCAGAGCGCATCCAGCTGCTTGGCGGCGTCTCGATCGCGATGGGCGGCGACGTGGCTGAAGTCACGAAGATCCCCGCTCCGCCGCGCGGACGCGAAGAAGTGCCGGTGCAGATTGCTCGTCTGCTCGAGGCACACAAGACGATCATGCAGGACTGCCACGATATCGCAGAAGCTGCAGATGAAGCGGGCGACGACGGCACCAACGATATGGTCGTCTCTGACATTCTGCGCGGCAATGAGCTGCAGAGCTGGTTCATCGGTCAGCATCTCGTAGACATGCCGCTCACCTACGCGGAGTAG
- a CDS encoding HlyD family secretion protein translates to MADNNDQHQQQPEGAQTAQISGTVQIQPQGGNAQQGQPQDGKKDQQPEETPEKSSKRKAIILIVVVLLVLGAGFFYWRSTFTEDTDDAQVDGDLFQVSARVAGQVIHVDVTDQQMVKAGDPIAELDPKDLQVALEQAEASLATAQAQYIQESVNVPITGVNVRTDVQTSNTGVANNVATVQQAQANAEAARSRIAQAKANALKAKIDVDRYTPLVAKDVISKQQFDQAVATATATQAQLDEAERSAAASQQQVTAAEAQLARAQAQDVQSRQNAPQQVKVQQAKANAALASVQQAQAKVDQAKLNLSYAKIVAPIDGIVSKKNVDVGENLGVGQDLLTIVPLRNLWVTANFKETQLAKMQKDQKVDIEVDALGGRHFEGKITQVGGATGSRLSLFPPENATGNYVKVVQRIPVRIDFTNLDKENGDNALRPGMSVVPSVHIK, encoded by the coding sequence GTGGCGGATAATAACGATCAGCATCAACAACAGCCGGAAGGTGCGCAGACCGCGCAGATCTCAGGCACCGTCCAGATCCAGCCGCAGGGTGGAAACGCCCAGCAGGGCCAGCCGCAGGACGGCAAGAAGGATCAGCAGCCTGAGGAGACACCGGAGAAGAGCTCCAAGCGCAAGGCGATCATCTTGATCGTCGTCGTGCTGCTCGTGCTCGGCGCGGGCTTCTTCTACTGGCGCTCGACCTTCACCGAAGACACCGATGACGCACAGGTAGACGGCGACCTCTTCCAGGTCAGTGCCCGTGTGGCCGGACAGGTCATCCACGTGGACGTGACCGATCAGCAGATGGTGAAGGCTGGCGATCCGATCGCCGAGCTCGACCCCAAGGATCTGCAGGTTGCCCTCGAGCAGGCTGAAGCCAGCCTTGCAACGGCGCAGGCGCAGTACATACAGGAGTCGGTCAACGTGCCGATCACCGGCGTGAACGTCCGCACCGATGTGCAGACCTCGAACACCGGCGTGGCGAACAACGTGGCCACCGTGCAGCAGGCCCAGGCGAATGCCGAGGCCGCTCGCTCGCGCATCGCGCAGGCTAAGGCCAACGCGCTCAAGGCGAAGATCGACGTCGATCGTTACACGCCGCTCGTTGCCAAGGACGTGATCTCCAAGCAGCAGTTCGATCAGGCTGTGGCGACGGCGACCGCAACGCAGGCTCAGTTGGACGAGGCAGAACGCTCGGCAGCCGCTTCGCAGCAGCAGGTCACTGCAGCTGAGGCCCAGCTCGCTCGCGCTCAGGCGCAGGACGTACAGTCCCGTCAGAACGCTCCGCAGCAGGTGAAGGTGCAGCAGGCGAAGGCCAACGCAGCTCTCGCATCGGTGCAGCAGGCTCAGGCGAAGGTCGATCAGGCTAAGCTGAACCTCTCGTACGCGAAGATCGTGGCTCCCATCGACGGCATCGTTTCGAAGAAGAACGTAGATGTCGGCGAGAACCTTGGCGTGGGTCAGGACCTCCTGACGATCGTGCCGCTCAGGAACCTCTGGGTGACCGCGAACTTCAAGGAAACGCAGCTTGCCAAGATGCAGAAGGACCAGAAGGTCGACATCGAAGTGGATGCCCTCGGCGGCCGTCACTTTGAGGGCAAGATCACGCAGGTGGGCGGTGCTACGGGTTCGCGCCTCAGCCTCTTCCCGCCGGAGAACGCTACCGGCAACTATGTGAAGGTGGTGCAGCGTATCCCCGTTCGCATCGACTTCACGAACCTGGATAAGGAGAACGGCGACAACGCACTTCGCCCCGGCATGAGCGTGGTCCCCAGCGTTCACATCAAGTAA
- a CDS encoding TolC family protein codes for MSENIHRVTARPNARLCAVTLAVMAALSASAAAQTGGPGSSQGSGASSGSAIQQVQGIQQQLSQPGPSVTPTQGSNDPSYKGSIVRDKATQDVLALTIDDAIQRGLKNNLGLVLQSSSQKQASGERLQQLQQLLPTVTAAATYTVEQVNLAAYGLKFPGINPIIGPFQVFDFRAYLTQNLINVQSINNYVAAKHNFEAAKLTAQDARDLVVLSVGNAYLLCIADQARINAVQAELQTAELSAKQARDNHAAGTAPRIDVLRTQVDVQTQQQQLISTTNSLEKDKLALARVIGLPLDQKFTLSDSAPYKTLETPDPNAAFQSALAARKDLAASAEKLKAAESAKKAAVTEQLPALSFSGDYGDLGTTPAHSHGTFTAQGTLSTPVLQIAKMHGDQDVAQAQLDQAKASYSDQVQQVNADVRDAILDIQSSAKLVDAAQSNVELAREALSEAQQRFHVGVADSLPVSQAQTQFQQANDQYISALYQHNIAKLALARALGVAATNSQDYLGGK; via the coding sequence ATGTCTGAAAATATTCACCGAGTGACCGCGAGGCCCAACGCCCGTCTGTGCGCCGTGACGCTTGCCGTCATGGCTGCTCTGAGTGCGTCTGCCGCCGCGCAGACAGGCGGCCCGGGTTCTTCGCAGGGATCAGGTGCCAGCTCCGGCAGCGCCATCCAGCAGGTCCAGGGCATCCAGCAGCAGCTTTCGCAGCCCGGCCCGTCGGTCACGCCGACGCAGGGATCGAACGACCCGAGCTACAAAGGGTCGATCGTCCGCGATAAGGCGACGCAGGACGTCCTCGCCCTGACGATCGATGACGCGATCCAGCGCGGCCTGAAGAACAACCTCGGCCTGGTGCTGCAGAGCTCTTCGCAAAAGCAGGCCAGTGGCGAGCGCCTGCAGCAGCTCCAGCAGTTGCTGCCGACCGTGACCGCCGCCGCCACCTATACGGTGGAGCAGGTGAATCTCGCGGCTTACGGCCTGAAGTTCCCCGGCATCAACCCGATCATCGGACCCTTCCAGGTCTTCGACTTCCGCGCCTATCTGACGCAGAACCTCATCAATGTGCAGTCGATCAACAACTACGTTGCCGCCAAGCACAACTTTGAGGCTGCCAAGCTGACCGCGCAGGATGCTCGCGACCTCGTGGTGCTCTCCGTGGGCAACGCCTATCTGCTCTGCATCGCCGATCAGGCCCGCATCAACGCCGTTCAGGCTGAGTTGCAGACCGCTGAACTCTCGGCCAAGCAGGCACGCGACAACCACGCAGCCGGCACCGCGCCGCGCATCGATGTGCTTCGTACGCAGGTGGACGTGCAGACGCAGCAGCAGCAGTTGATCTCGACGACGAACTCGCTCGAGAAGGACAAGCTGGCTCTGGCGCGCGTGATTGGTCTGCCGCTTGACCAGAAGTTCACGCTATCGGACTCGGCTCCTTATAAGACATTGGAGACCCCTGACCCGAACGCGGCTTTCCAGTCTGCGCTCGCGGCTCGCAAGGATCTCGCTGCTTCAGCGGAAAAGCTGAAGGCTGCGGAGTCGGCCAAGAAGGCTGCGGTGACCGAACAGCTTCCGGCGCTCAGCTTCTCCGGCGACTACGGTGACCTCGGAACGACGCCGGCTCACTCGCACGGCACCTTCACCGCGCAGGGCACCCTCAGCACCCCGGTGCTGCAGATCGCCAAGATGCACGGTGACCAGGATGTTGCACAGGCCCAGTTGGACCAGGCGAAGGCCTCGTACTCGGACCAGGTGCAGCAGGTGAACGCGGATGTTCGCGACGCCATTCTGGATATTCAAAGCTCGGCCAAGCTGGTGGATGCAGCGCAGAGCAATGTGGAACTGGCTCGTGAAGCCCTCAGCGAAGCGCAGCAGCGCTTCCATGTGGGTGTCGCGGACTCGCTCCCCGTTTCGCAGGCGCAGACGCAGTTCCAGCAGGCCAACGATCAGTACATTAGCGCGCTCTACCAGCACAACATCGCGAAGCTTGCATTGGCTCGTGCGCTGGGTGTAGCGGCAACGAATTCGCAGGATTATCTCGGAGGAAAGTAA